ACCGGGCAGACTCAGTCTTCCAGTGCGACCTCGCACAGAACGTCGAGCATCGCTTCGATCGACGACAACGCGGCCGATTCTTCCGGCGTGTGATAACCCGTGGTGGGGACCTGAAGCGTCGCCCCTTGAATCGTTCCGCCGGAAGCAGACGCCACGCGACCTAGTTCCGTACTACCGAGCGACGTCGGCGATTTGCCTTCTGCGACGCGTATTTCGTTCTGCTTCGCGATGTATTCGTCTTTGAAGCTGTAGCGAATGCCGAACTTGTTGCACGCGGCTTCCAACTTGTCGACCATCTGCGGATTGAAGATGGCGTTCGTATCGCGGCGACGCAGCACCACTTGCTGGGCATCGGCAGTCGGGATGTCTGGGAAGGGGCTCGTATCGAGCACCAGTAGGTCTTGCGTTTCAATCCCGCAGCGACGGAACCATTCCAAAAGGAAACGCCAGCTTCGGCCTGCTTCCTCCTGAGCGGTAAAGAGGACCGTGCCTTGGAAGCCATGACGGAACAAGTAAACCAGCATGGCGGTCGTCAGCACGTTGTCGAGTTGAGCCGAGACCCGGCCATAGTTCACCGAAAGGCGATCCTGGTAGGCGACCGGCGTGCCAGGCAGCACATGATCAAGCCCTTCGACCTCGAACACCAGGTTCCCTCGACGCTCGCAAAGGTAGGACCGCTTGATGGTCCCTTTGCCCAGGTAGGTTCCGCTCCAAGGCACATAGGCCTGAACGAAACGTTCGTGAAAACGCTCGGCGATGGTCTGGAAGGTTTGTTCCGAGACCGAGTCCCCCAGCAAGTCGCCACGGTTCCGCGCGACGAAGGCCGCGTACTGGAACTCGTTTGGTCCGGTACAGATCAGCCCGTGCCGATCGACGTGGGCCGAGATATGCATCCGATCGGGGTTCGTCCCGCACGCAACCAAAAGACCTTCATACAAGGTGACTTTGGCGTGCGTTTCTTCCAATTCTCGTTGCAGATAGCGGAAGAAAGCATGTTCGGAGCCGACCACGGCCGGGTGCCGAACCAGTTGCTTCAGGATATCGAGAAAATCGTCGAGGTCAGACTTGGTCACGGCATGCATTCAACAGGCGATATCGATGAATAAAGGGAAATCCCTTAGAAGCTCAGTGTAATTTCTTAGCCCCCTCGTTTGAAAGAGCTGAGCCGATTCTGTTCAGCAGAACGAAGGCGTAAGTCGGGACGAAAAGCTGGTTTTTCTTTTGCCCTTCTTCGAAATCGGGCAGATAATACAAAAGATCGCTTCTTAATGTGATGGAGAAATTGCAGTGCGCACCTTAACTTACCTGGTCGGTCTCTCAATTTTAGCTGTGGCGACCACTGCGCAAGCCCAAGGACTGGGGCAGTACCAATACAAAAGCCGCGGCAACATCTCGGTTGGCCGAGGTGGCTATGCCGACGTCACCAGTCCTGGTTGGAGCGGATCGCACCATTCCGGCGGTAACCATGGCGGACATCATCACCATCATGGTGGTGGCGGAAATTGGGGAGGCAACTGGGGCGGAAACTATCCGTACTACGGTGGCAACTGGTTTGGGGCTGGCTTGTCGATCGGCGTTCTGCCGCCTCCTTACGGTTACGTGAATCCCTATGCCTATCCGTTCGCCTACGGCGGAGGCTATTCGACCATCTACCCTTACGGAACGTACTACCGCCCGGGCGATCAGTATTTGGAATACTACCTGCCGCCAACCGAACCGGCCGAGCTGAATTATGGTCCGCAAGCCATGAAGCAGTTCATGGGTTTGCCGCGTGATTTTGCCATTCAGCCACAGCGGACGGGGACCTTTGATTCGCTCGTGACTCCGCTGCCGACGTCGTCGAAGGTTGAGTCGGCCAAGCCGGTCGTGATCGAACAGCCTTCCCCGCAAGCGATTCAGCGGGCTGCTCACTTCATCGAGTCGGGAGACAATCTGTTCGCCCAGCAGCGATACCAGGAAGCTTTGGGCCGCTACAAAGATGCCATCGCGGCCGCACCAGGTTTTGCCGAAGCCTACCTGCGAAAGGGGTTGGCTTACCTGGCGACCAATCGCCCGGATGAAGCCGTGGAAGCAATCGAGCGGGCCATCCAGCAAGATCCGAAGGTGGTCGATACCTCGCTGACTTTGCAGGGGATGCTGGGCAATAACGGCCTGGCGAAGTCCTCGATCATCGAGGCCAATGCCCGCCGCGCGGTTACGGATCCAGAAAATCCAAAGTATCTTTTCTGCGTGGCGGTGCTGCTTTTCTTCGATGGCGATGACGAACAA
This genomic window from Bremerella sp. JC817 contains:
- a CDS encoding peptidase M42 — its product is MHAVTKSDLDDFLDILKQLVRHPAVVGSEHAFFRYLQRELEETHAKVTLYEGLLVACGTNPDRMHISAHVDRHGLICTGPNEFQYAAFVARNRGDLLGDSVSEQTFQTIAERFHERFVQAYVPWSGTYLGKGTIKRSYLCERRGNLVFEVEGLDHVLPGTPVAYQDRLSVNYGRVSAQLDNVLTTAMLVYLFRHGFQGTVLFTAQEEAGRSWRFLLEWFRRCGIETQDLLVLDTSPFPDIPTADAQQVVLRRRDTNAIFNPQMVDKLEAACNKFGIRYSFKDEYIAKQNEIRVAEGKSPTSLGSTELGRVASASGGTIQGATLQVPTTGYHTPEESAALSSIEAMLDVLCEVALED
- a CDS encoding tetratricopeptide repeat protein; this encodes MRTLTYLVGLSILAVATTAQAQGLGQYQYKSRGNISVGRGGYADVTSPGWSGSHHSGGNHGGHHHHHGGGGNWGGNWGGNYPYYGGNWFGAGLSIGVLPPPYGYVNPYAYPFAYGGGYSTIYPYGTYYRPGDQYLEYYLPPTEPAELNYGPQAMKQFMGLPRDFAIQPQRTGTFDSLVTPLPTSSKVESAKPVVIEQPSPQAIQRAAHFIESGDNLFAQQRYQEALGRYKDAIAAAPGFAEAYLRKGLAYLATNRPDEAVEAIERAIQQDPKVVDTSLTLQGMLGNNGLAKSSIIEANARRAVTDPENPKYLFCVAVLLFFDGDDEQATKVFAACQRAGGDPQFIQPFAMQLNKTVTTAEGLDL